One part of the Thermodesulfovibrionales bacterium genome encodes these proteins:
- a CDS encoding cation diffusion facilitator family transporter: protein MDAERRLSISFGVTVLILFAEVIGGIVSNSLALLSDAGHVLTDAFALGLSIIAARISRKPSDHRATYGYQRVGLLAAVINGISLLAISAFIFFESYKRFVAPPRIDISLMLVVAAFGLAGNIVMAFIIGRKHEDLNIRSAWLHVLGDTLSSIGVIASGLIIFFTQWTYADPLASVIIGIVILSGGARVVKEAMVIFLEMTPKGFHAEEISKVLCNLPEVMGVHDVHIWSVAHKRVAFTAHVWVQDRKLSEVEGVRKRIESVLKEMGIGHIIIQFECAECAASELYCQIHLKDEEYHENEHRH, encoded by the coding sequence TGAGGTTATCGGCGGGATCGTGAGCAACAGTCTTGCCCTCCTCAGCGATGCAGGACACGTACTGACAGACGCCTTTGCCCTCGGCCTGAGTATCATAGCGGCGCGGATAAGCCGAAAACCTTCGGACCACAGGGCCACCTACGGTTATCAGCGGGTCGGCCTCCTCGCGGCGGTCATCAACGGGATAAGCCTTCTCGCGATCTCAGCCTTCATTTTCTTCGAGTCCTACAAAAGGTTTGTCGCACCGCCCCGGATAGACATCTCTCTCATGCTCGTCGTCGCTGCGTTCGGGCTGGCGGGCAATATCGTCATGGCCTTCATCATCGGCAGAAAGCATGAAGACCTGAACATCAGGAGCGCCTGGCTCCACGTGTTGGGAGATACACTCTCATCAATAGGCGTAATCGCGTCCGGGCTCATCATATTCTTCACGCAATGGACATACGCAGACCCTCTCGCGAGCGTCATTATCGGGATCGTCATCCTCTCGGGAGGAGCCAGGGTCGTGAAAGAAGCGATGGTCATCTTCCTCGAAATGACCCCGAAGGGGTTTCATGCGGAAGAGATTTCGAAGGTACTCTGCAACCTGCCCGAGGTGATGGGAGTCCATGATGTGCACATCTGGTCAGTCGCACATAAGCGGGTTGCCTTTACCGCTCACGTCTGGGTCCAAGACCGGAAATTGAGCGAGGTTGAAGGCGTACGGAAAAGGATCGAAAGCGTGCTCAAGGAAATGGGGATAGGCCATATTATCATCCAGTTCGAATGCGCGGAATGTGCAGCCAGCGAGCTCTACTGTCAGATTCACCTGAAGGACGAAGAATATCACGAGAACGAACACCGGCACTAG